GATTATCAACGCTGTCAATTATTTCTTTCAACTGTTCGAATCTGTAACCGATAGACGATCCTTGTCCGGCAGTCGTTTCAAGCACACTTTTTACTATATAATTTTTTGTTCCATCGTGAGCTATGTTTAACGATTCTATAATCTTTTTTATTCCTTCGCTTTCGCCGGCGCCTGTGTGCGCACCTGGATGGAATATTAAATATGGAATTCCAAGCAATTCGCAGCGCCGAAGCTCTTCTGCAAAAGCGATGCGGGATTTTTCTAAAATGTCTTTGTTTGATGCACAAAGATTTATCAGATATGCTGTGTGTGCGGCAACAGGTTTGATCTTGAATTTTTTCTGTGCAGATTTGTATAACAGAATTTCCTCATCGGTTAACGGTTTTGCATTCCATTGGTTGTTGTTCTTTGTAAAAATCTGGAGTGTTGTGCAGCCGACACTTGCACCCCGTTCGAATGCGAGGTGTAGTCCACCGGCAATGGACATGTGGGCGCCGATTAAGGGATAACTCATTTATAAGCTGATTTTCTGTGTTCGATTTTTTCGATGAAAACCAAGAGGCGTTTTTTCTCGATTTCAAAAATAATTCTGTAGTCTCCGACCCGATATGAATAATATCCCTTGAGGTTGCCAACTAACGGATTTGCACAGTATGGATCTTTCGAGATTTTTTCAAACGATTCATAAAACCGACCCAGCAATTTTTTATCGCGGGAATAAAGATTTGCTAAAAACTTTGCTGTGCCTTTGGATAAAATAATCTCGTACATCACTTGATTTTGTATTTTTTCTTGAAACCTTCAAAGATTACGAACTCACCCTTCTCTATTTTTTCTCTTTCTTTCTTCAACTCTTGCGCTAACCTGGGGTTATAACTTAAAAGCTCGACTGTTTCTTTCAGATTTTCATACTCTTCAAGTGAAATGAGCACTTTTGGTTTATCACTTTTGATGGTTATAGTATGCATTTTTCAAGTCCTACTATTAATAAATTTTTATGTTACTTAATATAAAATACAAACTCTTTATCTGTAATTCAAACTAATTTTATTGCCTTCCATTATTATCAAATAATGAGTCAGGTAAGTTTTGGTTTACCAAATATTTTGTGAACGTGATGGTAATTGACCCTGCGCGAGGTAAACGACGCGGCATATTTTCCATTCCCTTAATATCCGGCACGTTGTCTTCCTCCTCTTTTAAACTCGTAAGCTCAACCCTAATGTTGGAAGGAAGCAAGTATTTGTTCTGAATTTTTCCGTATTCAAATGTAACCGAGGTCTGCCGTCCTTCGAATGGTTTACTCTCAAACTTTCTTACCACCCAATTTAAATTATCCACCCAAATATAAAATTGTTTTCCTTTTCCTCGTCCCTCCTTGAGTGTGAGTTCTAATTTATAAGCAGGAAATTTATTCACGGAATCCGATGAAACAAATGATGCATTGTACTTTTCGTTTTGGAATTGCATCGGGTTGAAACCTTCTCGAGGTATTATAGCAAAGCCCTCGGAATCGAAATGAAATTTGTCGGGCTGTTGGAATTGTTCCTCGAATGTTAATGCCGGTTTTGTGTATTCTATTCGTCCCATGGATATAAAAGAAAAACCCACTCTAAGCGCGCTGTTCTTACGGGAAGCGGAGCGGGTGTGTTGGTATTAATATACAAAGCCGATTTCAGAAAGTCAAATTTAATAGAGAATCGGTTGGGTTCATATGTTTATAGAAAACTGGTAGCATCTATTTTCAAAACATCTTTAGAAACTGGCATAAATTACAGGTAAAATACAGATAATGCAAATCTAATTTATTCAGCTATTTTGCCTTTCTCAAACAACGAATCCTGAAGGTTTTGATTCACTGAGTATTTTGTAAAAGTGATTGTTACCGTTCCTTCACGGGGAAGTCGTCGGAGGCGAGATTCTCTTCCCGGTACATCCTGTATATCATTCTTATCGTCAAATAAGTTTTGCAAACTTACAACAATGTTCGATGGCATCAAATACCTTTTATCAACCATTCCATAATCGAAAGAGACAGTAATGTCTCTTCCTTGTGCTGTTGCCGTCTCGATTTTTCTTATTACAAAATTATCTTTGTCAACCCACATATAAAAGTTTTGAACCGGCAGTGGGGCACTCGTGGATAAATCTTTTACACTCAATTGTAGTTTGTATGAAGGATAGACCCCAAATGTATCGAGCTTAATTATTTTAGGTTCATACTTATCGTGTTGGAGTTGCGATGGAATGAACCCCAGCCCTGCCCGCGGTATTATCGCAAAACCTTCCGACTCTAAATGAAACTTGTCAGGTTGCTTGAAAAATATTTTCATCTTCCTTCTCGGTATCCGAAGGCGTTCCATCTCAATTGAAACCATAGCTTCAGCAGTGTAATCGTTAATTTCTTGGAACCTTTTTTCAACTCTACTTAATATTTCAGAGGCATTAATTTGAGAAAATGAAATGGGAGGGCAAAAGCAGGTGAGTAACACTGCGAACAATATCGCTCTCTGAATTAAGCCGTTTAAACGGTTACGCTTGATCAAATCGAGATCAATTAACACCCGACTTAAGTCGTCTGTTTGGCATACTCTCACATTATCTAGAAACTGTTTCAACGGTTTAAAATATTGTAATGAAAGCTGCTTCACGACAAAATATCCTTCCTGCGAAAAAGATACAGTGTCGTGAGAAAGAACCCGCCACAATAGATACATAAATAACTAACAGAGTTGAATATTTCATTGAAGTTAACTGGTTCTTCGAACGCTTTCATCCAGACAGTAGCGTATGTTGTAAAAAGATACGGCTTCAATGTTTTAAAGAACTCGATTGGTAATTCACCGAGTATAAAAAATATTATCAGCACTGCCATCGTGCCTACTATCGGACCGATAGCATTTTCTACAAAAGAGGAGGAGAGAAATGCCAGGGACGCTACGGTCCACATAGCGATGAGAGCACAAAAATATGCGAGTAAAAATCGCCACCAAACCTCATCAAACGGTAAAAGTAAAATCCCGTCTCTGAAAATTATCAGATCGCCTCCACCGAAAAACAAATGCCCAAGTCCGACACTCAAAGCTGCTAAAAAAACGACAAGTGTCGTTGTGTAAAATATAGTGGTGATGTATTTTATTATTATAACTTTGGTTCTCGAAACAGGACGAGTCAATAAAATTCTATATGTGCCTGAAGTTGCTTCGCCCGCTAACGAATCGCCCGCAACGAGTGTAATTAAAAACGGGATATGAACAAACAAACTATGCATTATTAAGTGACTGAGGAACCAGCCGTTGAATAAATTTCCTGTCGTTATGAATTCTTCCTGAAAACTAAACATCGCACCTTGTGCAGGATTAATACCGCTCAATTCTAATCCGACAACTATGAGCGGGACAATTATGCCGATAGTCAGAAAGCCAATGTACGTCCGCCACTTAGTAAATATTTTGTATGCCTCGAGGAGGACGATATTAAACATTGTCGACTCCTTTGGTCTTTGATGCTTGAAAAGTCGGATACGCCCGTTCGGTCATCTCGATAAAGTAATCTTCTAACGAACGGCGAGGAATTATAGAGGTAACCCGCAAATTGTGTTTTACAAATTCTGCGTTTATTTCCGGAATACGATCTACCGAGGTATAAATCACCAAGCTAGTGTTATGTCGTTCATATTTTTTTACAAAAGCGAATGACTTGATAATATGTTCGGCAGCTTCGATCGGTTCAACCTGAAATTGAACATATTGCTCGCTGCTGTTGAGCAATTCCTGAACGTATCCTTGCACTACAAGTTTTCCGTTGTTAATGATTGCCATCCTATTGGCAACTTGTTCAACTTCGGTGAGTAAATGAGAAGAAAGGAAGATGGTTATGTTCTTATTATTCGATAATTTTTTTATCAGTTCACGAACTTCCCGCATTCCTTGCGGGTCGAGACCGGATGTTGGCTCATCTAAAATTATAAGTTCGGGGTTGGCGAGTAATGCTTGCGCAATTCCCAAACGCTGTTTCATACCGTGCGAATAAGTTTTAACCTTGTCGTTAATCCGGTCGGAGAGTTTAACTATTTCGAGAACTTCTTCAATTCGTTTTTTAGTTACTCCGCCGTAAAGCGAGCCGATAAATTTTAAATTATCAAATGCCGAAAGATGTCCGTAGAAATCCGGCTTCTCAACTAATCCGCCGATGCGTTTAAGAGCTTCGCCTCTGTGTTGATCCAATCTTTTACTAAACATTGTAATACTTCCTTTGGTTGGATGAATCAGAGAGAGCATCATTCTAATCGTGGTGCTTTTACCGGCACCGTTAGGACCTAAAAATCCGTAGACGTCGCCTCTATAAACCTCTATGTTTAAATCACTTACAGCATATCTTTTTTTGAAACGCTTTGAAAGGTTACGTGTTTGTAATATTATTTCAGACATTTTTTTTTCATGATTCTGTCGCTCCGAATATAATGAGAAATTGAGAGAGATGCATATTATTCAGAAGGTCCAAATCCCAAATCATAAATCAACAATCCGAAATCCGAAATTATTTCCCTTGCTTCTCAAACTCAATTTCCATAACTTTCAATAGATAAATAAAAGGAAGGTTGATGCA
The nucleotide sequence above comes from Bacteroidota bacterium. Encoded proteins:
- a CDS encoding deoxyribonuclease IV, whose protein sequence is MSYPLIGAHMSIAGGLHLAFERGASVGCTTLQIFTKNNNQWNAKPLTDEEILLYKSAQKKFKIKPVAAHTAYLINLCASNKDILEKSRIAFAEELRRCELLGIPYLIFHPGAHTGAGESEGIKKIIESLNIAHDGTKNYIVKSVLETTAGQGSSIGYRFEQLKEIIDSVDNPERMAVCIDTSHVFAAGYDIRNEIVYKKTMKEFNNTVGLKNLEIIHCNDSKKELGSRVDRHEHIGKGTVGKEAFRLIMQDKRLAKIPKILETPKGGEMEEDRINLAVLRKLAKE
- a CDS encoding type II toxin-antitoxin system RelE/ParE family toxin, producing the protein MYEIILSKGTAKFLANLYSRDKKLLGRFYESFEKISKDPYCANPLVGNLKGYYSYRVGDYRIIFEIEKKRLLVFIEKIEHRKSAYK
- a CDS encoding ABC transporter permease subunit, whose amino-acid sequence is MFNIVLLEAYKIFTKWRTYIGFLTIGIIVPLIVVGLELSGINPAQGAMFSFQEEFITTGNLFNGWFLSHLIMHSLFVHIPFLITLVAGDSLAGEATSGTYRILLTRPVSRTKVIIIKYITTIFYTTTLVVFLAALSVGLGHLFFGGGDLIIFRDGILLLPFDEVWWRFLLAYFCALIAMWTVASLAFLSSSFVENAIGPIVGTMAVLIIFFILGELPIEFFKTLKPYLFTTYATVWMKAFEEPVNFNEIFNSVSYLCIYCGGFFLTTLYLFRRKDILS
- a CDS encoding ABC transporter ATP-binding protein, encoding MSEIILQTRNLSKRFKKRYAVSDLNIEVYRGDVYGFLGPNGAGKSTTIRMMLSLIHPTKGSITMFSKRLDQHRGEALKRIGGLVEKPDFYGHLSAFDNLKFIGSLYGGVTKKRIEEVLEIVKLSDRINDKVKTYSHGMKQRLGIAQALLANPELIILDEPTSGLDPQGMREVRELIKKLSNNKNITIFLSSHLLTEVEQVANRMAIINNGKLVVQGYVQELLNSSEQYVQFQVEPIEAAEHIIKSFAFVKKYERHNTSLVIYTSVDRIPEINAEFVKHNLRVTSIIPRRSLEDYFIEMTERAYPTFQASKTKGVDNV